From Anopheles arabiensis isolate DONGOLA chromosome 3, AaraD3, whole genome shotgun sequence, a single genomic window includes:
- the LOC120904337 gene encoding exosome complex component CSL4, whose translation MSEESEDQTLICVPGQILCAASEFTVAGQGTYEKLGYIHATLAGIVQMKKREKNTFISVVSFGGGATVPVIGDIVTARITAVQNRMARCRILCIGKTALNRTLRGIIRKEDVRATEVDRVEMHKCFRAGDIILARVLHQIELNVFHLSTADNELGVVVAISPSSRATWGADPIPMVPICWTEVQCPVTLVKEPRKVAKVVPEKGESLKKSLALF comes from the coding sequence ATGAGTGAAGAAAGTGAAGATCAAACACTGATTTGTGTCCCCGGTCAGATATTGTGTGCCGCGTCCGAGTTCACCGTTGCCGGCCAGGGAACGTACGAAAAGCTGGGCTACATTCACGCCACCCTTGCCGGCATCGTGCAGATGAAGAAGCGCGAGAAAAACACCTTCATCTCGGTAGTTTCCTTCGGCGGTGGAGCAACGGTTCCGGTCATAGGCGATATTGTCACAGCACGGATCACGGCCGTACAAAATCGCATGGCAAGATGCCGCATACTGTGCATCGGTAAAACGGCACTGAACCGCACGCTGCGTGGAATCATCCGCAAGGAGGACGTGCGCGCCACGGAGGTGGATCGTGTCGAAATGCACAAATGCTTCCGAGCGGGCGATATCATTCTGGCCCGAGTTTTGCATCAAATCGAGCTGAACGTGTTCCATCTGTCCACGGCGGACAACGAGCTGGGCGTTGTGGTGGCAATTTCTCCGAGTTCGCGCGCTACCTGGGGTgcggatccgattccgatggTTCCGATCTGCTGGACGGAAGTGCAGTGTCCTGTGACGCTGGTGAAAGAGCCGCGCAAAGTAGCGAAGGTGGTACCGGAGAAGGGCGAGTCGCTGAAGAAAAGTCTAGcgctgttttaa
- the LOC120904336 gene encoding uroporphyrinogen-III synthase-like, with amino-acid sequence MRKVVVILKSESENADNYGTLLEKHGYEPVFIPTLDFSFKNLDVLRDRLLSPYKYSGLIFTSPRSITAVRDALEGQRKLKDDWKTLDNYSVGETSRELIQRTLDLDTKGHHSGNASNLADFIKTDLYNKTITMPFLFPCGNLKQDVLQNKLSEYGYSLDSVEVYETVPHRDLERNLVALFAGEREKEGDRTIDSLLFFSPSGINYCAHVFEKHRIDLTGKRIIAIGPSTKKAIENKGITVHRTAEKPSPDYVVGALLQDT; translated from the coding sequence ATGCGAAAGGTGGTGGTGATACTAAAGTCGGAAAGTGAAAATGCGGACAACTATGGCACACTGCTGGAGAAGCACGGCTACGAGCCCGTCTTCATACCGACGCTAGACTTTTCGTTCAAAAACTTGGACGTGCTGCGGGATCGGCTGCTGTCGCCTTACAAGTACTCAGGCCTTATCTTTACCAGCCCGCGCAGCATCACGGCCGTGCGGGACGCGCTGGAGGGCCAGCGCAAGCTGAAGGACGATTGGAAAACGCTGGACAACTACAGCGTTGGTGAGACGTCCCGGGAGCTCATTCAGCGCACGCTGGATCTCGACACCAAGGGCCACCATTCGGGGAATGCGAGCAATTTGGCGGACTTTATCAAAACCGACCTGTACAACAAAACCATCACGATGCCGTTCCTGTTCCCCTGCGGCAATCTCAAGCAGGACGTGCTGCAGAACAAACTGTCCGAGTATGGCTACTCGCTCGACTCGGTGGAAGTGTACGAAACGGTGCCACATCGCGACCTGGAACGAAACCTGGTCGCCCTGTTCGCGGGTGAGCGGGAGAAGGAAGGCGATCGGACGATCGATAGCTTACTCTTTTTCAGCCCATCCGGGATTAACTACTGTGCGCACGTGTTCGAGAAGCATCGCATTGATCTGACCGGCAAGCGCATCATTGCGATCGGGCCGAGCACgaagaaagcgatcgaaaacaaGGGCATCACGGTGCACCGGACGGCGGAGAAGCCGTCGCCCGACTATGTCGTTGGTGCGCTGCTACAGGACACCTAA
- the LOC120904325 gene encoding uncharacterized protein LOC120904325: MALSTRLLFSVSVFVLLFASNVLVTARPQDETKELTADLQSPPDDRISENSLTDDYVNCPPPEDTAAEEQLDMSSPPLAEEKEQQDVPGGKYEDFAPPVKEVNGRVMRPPGMRPRGNPLDDLEIIDHQEDVELLDMSENLSVGDVGKVFEEAADTQEASGDDEIQVEDTQREEPKIPQLIHVPVHEQNIPLSEGDDGWYDVDNGQGPLKHLKAQVLYDLAEGESKAQGVKKYLDQHPEEITVTSPNYPNPYPSVVDDMRNFSVDGGRGVQITIHDIDLDPTTDFLFIRAGNLEDTLEKGPVLTGIYQEPLRFLIPQSTFFTIHFVAGQGNGTEQSHRGFQLSYAPFGELNSPTTPTTTEVIVPQEELQWTTKEIVITPAMMDLPSTWAEIKEALSNASNQYIENRTLSYMPSRPFDVKLLARKCPDTWRNYENCVSLEFAVPLRPIFYEPSDDDDGLDFGFGNKFLQKGFISISTTEATVPQYELDVARLDEMWEEYGQMALQRAGYEMYIMPESNRILLTWIGISLAIVGTFLFVLYMIWKIDIFKDYRRVSRTSHHTTVDDDKNELKKKEFDISMFPSPHQVVPTFFPTGDPYNASEADAQYAYDNATMSQWPEDFNEPRYPETSFSAGNQRTGPTRPYEPVSPMDLSPAPVDFNASPRSGRPSAGSKNNPFLSPRGGPRTSSVGNMPPPPPPPGMR; this comes from the exons atggctctatcgacaaGATTGTTGTTTAGTGTTTCCgtgtttgtgcttttgtttg CATCGAACGTTCTCGTCACTGCACGCCCGCAGGATGAGACGAAAGAGCTCACGGCCGATCTGCAATCTCCCCCAGATGACAGGATCAGCGAAAACTCCCTAACGGATGACTACGTGAACTGTCCTCCTCCAGAAGATACGGCTGCAGAAGAACAGCTTGATATGTCGTCACCTCCTCTGGCAGAGGAAAAGGAGCAACAGGATGTACCTGGTGGAAAGTATGAAGATTTTGCTCCACCCGTAAAGGAGGTGAACGGTCGAGTGATGAGACCTCCGGGGATGCGTCCACGTGGGAATCCTCTGGATGATCTGGAGATTATCGACCATCAAGAAGACGTGGAGCTGCTTGACATGTCGGAAAACCTTTCCGTCGGTGATGTTGGAAAGGTGTTTGAGGAGGCAGCTGACACACAGGAAGCTTCTGGAGATGATGAAATACAGGTGGAGGACACACAACGCGAAGAGCCTAAGATCCCCCAACTAATCCACGTTCCAGTTCATGAGCAAAACATCCCACTGAGTGAAGGTGATGATGGTTGGTACGATGTGGACAATGGACAAGGTCCTCTCAAGCATCTGAAAGCGCAAGTCCTATACGATCTGGCGGAAGGTGAATCCAAAGCGCAAGGTGTGAAGAAATACCTGGATCAACATCCGGAAGAGATCACTGTGACTTCACCCAACTATCCCAACCCTTATCCGAGCGTTGTTGATGATATGCGAAA TTTCTCGGTCGATGGTGGGCGCGGCGTGCAGATCACGATTCATGATATAGATCTTGATCCAACCACTGACTTCCTGTTTATACGTGCTGGTAATCTAGAAGACACGCTCGAGAAGGGTCCGGTACTTACGGGCATATACCAGGAACCGCTCCGATTTCTCATACCACAGTCGACCTTCTTCACCATTCACTTCGTGGCCGGACAAGGAAATGGCACCGAACAGAGTCATCGAGGCTTCCAGCTTTCGTATGCCCCGTTCGGTGAACTAAACTCTCCCACGACACCGACCACAACGGAAGTGATCGTACCGCAGGAGGAGCTACAGTGGACGACGAAGGAAATTGTCATCACGCCAGCAATGATGGATCTGCCGAGCACGTGGGCCGAGATTAAGGAAGCGCTTTCGAACGCTAGCAACCAGTACATCGAAAATCGCACCCTGTCGTACATGCCGAGTCG cCCGTTCGACGTGAAGCTTCTCGCTCGCAAGTGTCCCGACACGTGGAGGAACTACGAGAACTGCGTTAGCCTGGAGTTTGCCGTACCGCTGCGGCCCATCTTCTACGAACCGtcggacgatgatgatgggttgGATTTTGGATTTGGGAACAAGTTCCTGCAGAAAGGTTTCATATCGATCTCTACCACCGAGGCGACCGTGCCGCAGTACGAGCTGGATGTGGCGAGGTTGGACGAAATGTGGGAAGAGTATGGTCAGATGGCGTTACAGCGTGCCGGCTACGAGATGTACATTATGCCCGAGAGCAATCGCATCCTGCTGACGTGGATCGGCATCAGTCTGGCGATCGTGGGCACCTTCCTGTTCGTGCTGTACATGATATGGAAGATCGACATCTTCAAGGACTATCGCAG GGTTTCACGCACCAGCCACCACACAACGGTGGATGATGATAAGAACGAGCTGAAAAAGAAAGAGTTTGACATCTCGATGTTCCCGTCGCCGCACCAGGTAGTGCCGACCTTCTTCCCCACCGGCGATCCGTACAATGCGTCCGAAGCGGATGCGCAGTACG CGTACGATAACGCCACGATGAGCCAGTGGCCGGAAGACTTCAACGAGCCGCGCTATCCCGAAACATCGTTCAGCGCTGGTAATCAGCGAACCGGTCCGACGCGCCCCTACGAACCCGTCTCCCCGATGGACCTGTCACCCGCACCGGTCGATTTTAATG CCTCGCCACGATCGGGACGTCCTTCGGCCGGCAGCAAAAATAATCCATTTTTATCACCCCGCGGAGGACCACGAACGTCGTCCGTTGGCAACATGCCGCCGCCACCCCCACCGCCCGGTATGAGGTAA